One genomic window of bacterium includes the following:
- a CDS encoding GGDEF domain-containing response regulator, whose translation MTEVTRILLAEDNPGDALLLDEMLRSGDSPKFVIQRLERLDDALQQLTAESFDLVFVDLSLPDSHGLETFVKLHHDFPDVAIVVLTGLDDEMTALQAVGQGAQDYLVKGHSERRRLVQAAHYAVERHHMLQELKALSLIDELTGLHNRRGFEILGKKQLEIAGRSQKGIALIFADLDGLKKINDTLGHRCGDLALMDTADVLKRTFRNADILARIGGDEFACLAVEMVPDRLQMILSRLEQHLSRQRARTQRPFELSLSIGVACYDAENPCDIDALIERADAEMYKNKKEKRSSK comes from the coding sequence ATGACTGAGGTAACGAGGATCCTTTTAGCTGAAGACAACCCGGGCGATGCTCTTTTGTTGGATGAGATGCTGAGGTCTGGAGACTCGCCGAAATTTGTGATTCAACGCTTAGAGAGGCTTGATGATGCCCTTCAGCAGCTTACGGCAGAATCGTTCGATCTCGTCTTTGTGGATCTCTCTCTTCCGGACAGTCATGGGTTAGAAACGTTCGTCAAACTGCATCATGACTTTCCTGATGTTGCCATCGTCGTTCTTACAGGTCTTGATGATGAAATGACAGCTCTTCAGGCTGTGGGTCAAGGCGCACAGGACTATCTGGTGAAAGGTCACAGTGAACGGAGACGGCTGGTGCAGGCTGCCCATTATGCTGTTGAACGTCACCATATGCTTCAAGAACTGAAGGCGCTTTCCCTCATCGATGAGTTAACCGGGTTGCACAACCGCCGGGGCTTCGAGATCCTGGGCAAAAAACAGTTAGAAATTGCCGGGAGATCGCAAAAAGGAATAGCGCTGATTTTTGCAGATCTGGACGGTCTAAAAAAGATCAACGACACTCTGGGACATCGCTGCGGAGATCTTGCTCTAATGGATACAGCTGACGTATTGAAACGGACATTTCGCAACGCTGACATTCTTGCCCGGATCGGGGGCGACGAATTTGCCTGCCTCGCAGTCGAGATGGTTCCGGACCGCCTTCAAATGATCCTCTCACGACTTGAGCAGCACCTTTCCAGACAAAGGGCGAGAACACAACGTCCATTCGAACTTTCATTGAGTATCGGCGTGGCCTGCTATGATGCTGAAAATCCTTGCGATATTGATGCTCTTATCGAGCGCGCTGATGCGGAAATGTACAAGAACAAAAAGGAGAAGCGCTCTTCTAAATAA
- a CDS encoding cellulase family glycosylhydrolase, whose product MLKKSTVLLSILCLFFLCFADAGEEHGMGSGLEDNSIANLVQGLGVSWVRLSAYWKWIEISKGVYDWSALDSVINRGTNRNLKMFISIGATPSWANGGKADNVPPLNNTDYGDFCFAVANRYKNNSLVKAYGMWNEPDVSMFWNGTRQQYQNKILIPGSKKIHQAKSTLLVGAPELSDDWPNDQSHWGLGLLLDTAGAQIDVATV is encoded by the coding sequence ATGTTAAAAAAAAGCACGGTTCTCTTATCTATCCTCTGCTTGTTCTTCCTCTGCTTTGCAGATGCAGGAGAGGAACATGGAATGGGTTCGGGCCTGGAAGACAATTCGATTGCGAATCTTGTGCAAGGTCTTGGTGTTTCCTGGGTTCGATTGAGTGCATACTGGAAATGGATTGAGATTTCGAAAGGCGTTTATGATTGGTCTGCTTTGGATTCTGTCATCAACAGAGGCACGAATCGAAATCTCAAAATGTTCATTTCAATCGGCGCAACGCCGTCTTGGGCGAATGGCGGCAAAGCAGACAACGTTCCGCCTCTCAACAACACCGATTATGGTGATTTTTGCTTTGCAGTTGCCAATCGGTACAAAAACAACTCCCTTGTCAAAGCCTACGGGATGTGGAATGAGCCGGACGTCTCTATGTTTTGGAATGGAACTCGCCAGCAATACCAAAACAAGATTTTGATTCCCGGTTCGAAAAAAATTCATCAAGCAAAATCCACCCTGCTGGTCGGCGCGCCGGAGTTGAGTGACGACTGGCCAAACGATCAATCACACTGGGGACTTGGATTGCTGCTGGACACAGCCGGTGCACAAATTGATGTCGCGACTGTT
- a CDS encoding zf-HC2 domain-containing protein, which translates to MKQHLLPEQLEQFKNGKGLPDELRAAADHLVFCSECRKKVLEGEALREMISSIRDGLDSEEEDFDHLTYEQTEAYLDETLDEVDREIAESHLQICSRCAAEAMELKSFKNSLQFDPAEPQRLSATGSLIRYN; encoded by the coding sequence TTGAAACAGCACTTATTGCCTGAACAACTGGAGCAATTTAAGAATGGAAAGGGCTTGCCAGACGAATTGCGGGCTGCAGCTGATCATCTTGTGTTTTGCTCGGAATGCCGAAAGAAGGTGCTTGAGGGAGAGGCTTTGCGGGAAATGATTTCCTCTATTCGGGATGGGCTGGATAGTGAAGAGGAAGATTTCGATCACCTCACCTATGAACAAACCGAAGCTTACCTCGATGAAACTCTGGATGAAGTGGATCGGGAAATTGCAGAGAGCCATCTGCAGATCTGTTCCAGATGTGCCGCAGAAGCAATGGAACTGAAGTCGTTCAAAAATAGCTTGCAGTTTGATCCTGCAGAACCACAACGCCTGTCCGCAACCGGTTCTCTAATCCGTTACAACTAG